In the genome of Dichotomicrobium thermohalophilum, one region contains:
- the rsfS gene encoding ribosome silencing factor has product MPTSAEGASRGAPHHVDPAQESVGATTLLEIVQSSLEDSKAEDVVTIDLAGKTLIGDYMIVASGRSERHVGAIADNLAKHLKEAGITDVSVEGMPKCDWVLIDAGPVIVHLFQPEVREFYNLEKMWLADRPDSPQSA; this is encoded by the coding sequence ATGCCGACATCAGCCGAGGGCGCCTCACGCGGCGCGCCTCATCACGTTGACCCCGCGCAGGAAAGCGTGGGCGCGACGACGTTGCTGGAGATCGTTCAGTCCTCACTTGAAGATTCCAAGGCCGAGGACGTGGTTACGATCGATCTCGCGGGGAAAACCCTGATCGGCGATTACATGATTGTCGCCTCGGGTCGATCTGAGCGGCATGTCGGTGCGATCGCCGACAATCTCGCAAAGCATCTCAAAGAGGCTGGGATCACGGACGTCTCGGTCGAAGGCATGCCCAAATGCGACTGGGTGCTGATCGATGCGGGGCCGGTGATCGTGCATCTCTTCCAGCCGGAAGTGCGCGAGTTCTACAATCTCGAAAAGATGTGGCTGGCTGACCGCCCGGACAGTCCTCAGTCCGCGTAA
- the rlmH gene encoding 23S rRNA (pseudouridine(1915)-N(3))-methyltransferase RlmH translates to MRVSLIAVGRLKDKAERGLADRYIERFDRVGRSIGLGPVEEIELGESRKDNVAARRAEEGAAMLSRAPYGARLVALDAGGKQLSSEDFAALMGEWRDAGTSRACFLIGGPDGQGEAVAQAADLTLSLGRMTLPHGLARIVLAEQFYRAATILAGHPYHRA, encoded by the coding sequence ATGCGCGTGAGCCTGATCGCCGTTGGGCGCCTCAAGGACAAGGCCGAGCGCGGGCTGGCCGACCGCTATATCGAACGTTTCGACCGCGTTGGTCGCAGCATCGGGCTTGGGCCGGTCGAGGAGATCGAACTCGGCGAAAGCCGCAAGGACAACGTCGCCGCGCGGCGCGCGGAGGAAGGTGCCGCGATGCTGTCGCGGGCACCCTATGGAGCGCGCCTCGTTGCTCTGGACGCCGGCGGCAAGCAACTTTCCAGCGAAGATTTTGCCGCGCTGATGGGCGAGTGGCGCGATGCGGGTACCTCCCGAGCATGCTTCCTTATCGGTGGGCCTGATGGTCAAGGCGAGGCGGTGGCGCAGGCGGCCGACCTCACGCTTTCGCTGGGGCGTATGACCCTGCCGCACGGCTTGGCGCGCATCGTGCTGGCCGAACAGTTCTACCGCGCGGCGACGATCCTCGCCGGGCATCCTTACCACCGCGCCTGA
- the recR gene encoding recombination mediator RecR: MDHPAAGPEIDQLIKLLARLPGLGPRSARRAALHLLKKPDKLLAPLAAAMSEAAEKIVTCDNCGNIDTVNPCAICADPRRDASVICVVEEVGDLWALERAKAINARYHVLGGVLSPLDGIGPDDLNIARLIARVNTGEINEVLLALNATVEGQSTAHYITDRIENAGVKVSVLAHGVPVGGELDYLDDGTLAAAIRSRRPID; this comes from the coding sequence ATGGATCATCCTGCCGCTGGGCCGGAAATCGACCAGCTCATCAAGCTGCTCGCGCGTCTGCCCGGACTTGGGCCGCGTTCGGCCCGCCGCGCCGCGCTACATCTGCTGAAGAAGCCGGACAAGCTGCTCGCGCCGCTCGCGGCCGCAATGAGCGAGGCAGCCGAAAAGATCGTGACCTGCGACAACTGCGGGAATATCGACACGGTCAACCCCTGCGCGATCTGTGCCGATCCGCGTCGCGATGCCAGCGTCATCTGCGTGGTCGAGGAGGTGGGCGATCTGTGGGCGCTGGAGCGCGCCAAGGCGATCAACGCGCGCTATCATGTCCTCGGCGGCGTGCTCTCGCCGCTGGACGGCATCGGCCCGGATGACCTCAACATCGCCAGGCTGATCGCGCGCGTGAATACCGGCGAGATCAACGAAGTGCTGCTCGCGCTGAACGCAACGGTCGAGGGCCAAAGCACCGCGCATTACATCACCGACCGGATCGAGAACGCCGGCGTGAAAGTCTCCGTTCTCGCGCACGGCGTACCGGTCGGCGGCGAACTCGACTATCTGGACGACGGCACGCTTGCGGCCGCCATCCGCTCGCGCCGGCCGATCGACTGA
- a CDS encoding YbaB/EbfC family nucleoid-associated protein: MKDFMNMMKQAKELQSKMAEMQAEIEQLTRDGTAGAGLVTVTINGKGEMRAVSVDPSLMKPDEKEILEDLIVAAHADAKAKMEEALQEKMKDMTGGLPLPPGMKF, from the coding sequence ATGAAAGACTTTATGAACATGATGAAGCAGGCCAAGGAGCTGCAAAGCAAAATGGCCGAAATGCAGGCCGAGATTGAGCAGCTTACGCGCGATGGAACAGCCGGCGCCGGGCTTGTCACGGTGACGATCAACGGCAAGGGCGAGATGCGCGCGGTTAGCGTCGATCCAAGCCTTATGAAGCCAGACGAAAAGGAAATCCTTGAGGACTTGATCGTCGCGGCGCACGCGGACGCCAAGGCGAAGATGGAAGAGGCGTTGCAGGAAAAGATGAAGGACATGACCGGGGGCCTACCGCTGCCGCCGGGCATGAAGTTTTAG
- a CDS encoding lysophospholipid acyltransferase family protein, with amino-acid sequence MSTLLKARHFAEYLLLRGVIALVRALPLDTATSWSAKTWAFIAPKTRRHKRALANLEKAFPEKSPEERERIAREMWANLGRVMAETMRLDEILDEPERVEVENPQLLERYRGRMGPAICASMHMGNWELAMLPLTRAEAKPAAVYRLVDNPYVDLYLRTQREKLYPGGLFARGARSGYATARVIGSYIRQGGRLGFLADRYDRSGIEVPFFGHPARSNAVPAMLARRLGARLWLGRCIRVGKGSHFRVKVQELKVPRTDDPDADIKWIVEQMQAQFEAWIREHPEQWMWSNRRYS; translated from the coding sequence ATGTCCACCCTGCTCAAGGCCCGCCATTTTGCCGAGTATCTGCTGCTGCGCGGCGTGATCGCGCTGGTCCGCGCTCTCCCGCTGGACACAGCGACATCCTGGTCGGCAAAGACCTGGGCCTTCATCGCGCCGAAAACACGCCGCCACAAACGCGCGCTGGCCAATCTCGAAAAAGCCTTTCCGGAGAAATCGCCGGAAGAACGTGAGAGGATCGCGCGGGAGATGTGGGCCAATCTCGGCCGCGTCATGGCGGAAACCATGCGGCTGGATGAAATCCTCGATGAGCCGGAACGCGTTGAGGTCGAGAACCCGCAGCTTTTGGAGCGTTACCGGGGGCGCATGGGGCCGGCGATCTGCGCGTCCATGCACATGGGGAACTGGGAACTGGCGATGCTGCCCCTCACGCGCGCGGAGGCGAAACCGGCGGCTGTCTACCGGCTCGTGGACAATCCGTACGTTGATCTGTATCTAAGGACGCAGCGCGAAAAGCTGTATCCGGGGGGCCTCTTCGCCCGCGGAGCACGCTCCGGGTATGCCACAGCGCGGGTCATCGGCAGCTATATCCGCCAGGGCGGCCGGCTGGGATTCCTCGCCGACCGGTACGATCGCAGTGGAATCGAGGTGCCTTTTTTCGGTCACCCGGCTCGCTCGAACGCCGTGCCGGCCATGCTTGCGCGGCGACTGGGCGCGCGGTTGTGGCTGGGGCGCTGCATCCGTGTCGGCAAAGGGTCGCATTTCAGGGTGAAGGTGCAGGAGCTGAAGGTGCCGCGCACCGACGACCCCGACGCCGACATCAAATGGATCGTCGAACAGATGCAGGCCCAGTTCGAGGCCTGGATCCGCGAACATCCCGAGCAGTGGATGTGGTCGAACCGGCGCTATAGCTGA
- a CDS encoding nicotinate-nucleotide adenylyltransferase, whose translation MTLVTDVEAGAAAGLRFDRETLGPPPAWPGMRIGLLGGSFNPPHEGHRHIAETALRRLGLDQVWIVVTPGNPIKEHGDLAALSERLSATQCIMNHPRIKVTGFEAALPTAYTARTLDFLHRRFPGVHFVWIMGGDNLASFHRWQEWRGIMRGLPVAVLDRPGFRFRAMASPAAMTFRRARVDETQAGALALISPPAWTYLTIPLADISSTQLRRQRQAAGTGAESSGD comes from the coding sequence ATGACGCTGGTCACGGATGTCGAAGCGGGCGCTGCAGCTGGGTTGCGGTTCGACCGCGAGACGCTGGGCCCGCCGCCGGCCTGGCCGGGGATGCGGATCGGGCTGCTGGGCGGCTCGTTCAATCCGCCGCACGAGGGCCACCGCCATATTGCCGAGACCGCGCTGCGCCGGCTTGGTTTGGATCAGGTGTGGATTGTCGTGACTCCCGGCAACCCGATCAAGGAGCATGGGGACCTCGCGGCGCTGTCTGAACGTCTCTCCGCGACGCAGTGCATCATGAACCATCCGCGCATCAAGGTGACCGGCTTCGAGGCCGCGCTGCCCACGGCCTACACGGCGCGGACGCTGGACTTTCTGCATCGGCGCTTTCCAGGCGTGCACTTTGTCTGGATCATGGGCGGGGATAATCTCGCGAGCTTTCATCGCTGGCAGGAGTGGCGCGGGATCATGCGCGGCCTGCCGGTCGCGGTGCTGGACAGGCCGGGCTTCCGCTTCCGCGCGATGGCCTCGCCTGCGGCCATGACTTTCCGACGCGCGCGGGTGGATGAGACGCAGGCCGGCGCGCTGGCGCTCATTTCGCCGCCGGCCTGGACCTACCTGACGATTCCGTTGGCCGATATCTCCTCGACGCAGCTGCGCCGCCAGCGCCAGGCCGCCGGTACGGGCGCCGAAAGCTCCGGGGATTGA
- a CDS encoding glutamate-5-semialdehyde dehydrogenase, which produces MMQEKADKTAGKPLAAVMAELGEAARAAAWVLATTDTATKNAALRAGAAALRRSAEDILAANARDVAAAEEQGRPKAAIDRLRLDKKRIEGIASALEDIVALDDPVGTVIAEWTRPNGLDIQRVRTPIGVIGIIFESRPNVTADAGALCLKSGNAAILRPGSDSIHSSRAIHACLLEGLRAAGLPEAAIQIVPTTDREAVGHMLRGLGGNIDVIVPRGGKSLVERVQTDARVPVFAHLEGICHVYVDKAAKLDMAREVVVNAKMRRPGICGAAETLLVDRACPSDYLPALIDALIGAGCEVRGDDSAQRADARVRPASEEDWRTEYLDAIISVKVVDGVEGALAHIAHYSSHHTEAILTEDAVAAQVFLNGVDSAIVLWNASTQFADGGEFGMGAEIGIATGKMHARGPIGVEQLTSFKYVVRGSGQTRPK; this is translated from the coding sequence ATGATGCAGGAGAAAGCGGACAAGACGGCGGGCAAACCGCTCGCCGCCGTCATGGCGGAACTGGGCGAAGCTGCGCGCGCGGCGGCCTGGGTGCTTGCCACGACGGATACAGCGACGAAGAACGCCGCGCTGCGCGCGGGCGCGGCCGCGCTCCGCAGAAGCGCCGAGGACATCTTGGCCGCCAATGCGCGCGACGTGGCCGCTGCCGAAGAGCAGGGGCGGCCAAAAGCCGCGATCGACCGGCTACGGCTCGATAAAAAGCGTATCGAGGGGATTGCCAGCGCGCTGGAGGATATCGTCGCTCTGGACGACCCGGTGGGCACAGTGATTGCGGAGTGGACGCGGCCGAACGGGCTGGACATCCAGCGCGTCCGCACGCCGATTGGCGTCATCGGCATCATCTTCGAGAGCCGCCCGAACGTTACCGCCGATGCGGGCGCGCTGTGCCTGAAATCGGGCAACGCCGCGATCCTGCGGCCCGGCTCGGACAGCATTCATTCCAGCCGCGCGATCCATGCCTGCCTGCTGGAAGGGCTGCGCGCCGCCGGTCTGCCCGAAGCGGCAATCCAGATCGTGCCGACCACGGACCGCGAGGCCGTCGGACACATGCTCCGCGGGCTGGGCGGAAATATCGACGTGATCGTCCCGCGCGGCGGCAAGAGCCTCGTGGAGCGCGTGCAGACAGATGCGCGCGTGCCGGTGTTCGCGCATCTGGAGGGCATCTGCCATGTCTACGTTGACAAGGCGGCGAAACTCGACATGGCGCGCGAGGTCGTTGTCAATGCCAAGATGCGCCGGCCGGGCATCTGCGGCGCGGCAGAGACATTGCTGGTCGACCGCGCCTGCCCCTCGGATTATCTGCCCGCGCTTATCGACGCGCTGATCGGGGCGGGCTGTGAGGTGCGCGGCGACGACTCGGCGCAGCGCGCTGATGCCCGCGTCAGGCCGGCGAGCGAGGAGGACTGGCGCACCGAATATCTCGATGCGATCATTTCGGTGAAGGTCGTCGATGGCGTCGAAGGCGCGCTTGCCCATATCGCCCACTACAGTTCCCACCACACCGAGGCGATCCTCACCGAGGATGCCGTGGCGGCCCAGGTTTTCCTGAACGGCGTCGACAGCGCCATCGTCCTCTGGAACGCCTCCACCCAGTTCGCCGATGGCGGCGAGTTCGGCATGGGGGCGGAGATCGGCATCGCAACGGGCAAGATGCATGCGCGTGGACCGATTGGCGTCGAGCAGCTTACGAGTTTTAAATATGTCGTTCGCGGCAGCGGCCAGACCCGCCCCAAGTGA
- the obgE gene encoding GTPase ObgE has product MKFLDQAKVYIRSGNGGNGCVSFRREKFIEFGGPDGGDGGRGGDVWAECVDNLNTLIDFRYQQHFKAGRGMDGAGRNRTGASGKDVTLKVPPGTQIFAEDNETLLADLTEPGERVLLARGGNGGFGNAHFKTSTKQAPRHANPGQPGTEMTIWLRLKLIADAGLVGLPNAGKSTFLAAVSAAKPKIADYPFTTLHPNLGVVKIDDIDFVLADIPGLIEGAHMGAGIGDRFLGHVERTRVLLHLVDATGEDPAQDYRVVRAELAAYDAGLTEKPEIVALNKCDAVDDEEAARKQALLAAECGQEPLLLSAVSGLNVRAALFRIGHEIRLSKEREASEARPRASWQP; this is encoded by the coding sequence ATGAAATTCCTCGACCAGGCCAAGGTCTACATACGCTCGGGCAACGGCGGGAATGGCTGCGTGTCGTTCCGGCGCGAGAAGTTCATCGAGTTTGGCGGCCCGGATGGTGGTGACGGCGGGCGCGGCGGCGATGTCTGGGCCGAGTGCGTCGATAATCTCAACACGCTCATCGACTTCCGTTATCAGCAGCACTTCAAGGCCGGGCGTGGGATGGACGGTGCGGGGCGGAACCGCACCGGCGCGAGCGGCAAGGATGTGACCCTGAAGGTGCCCCCGGGCACGCAGATTTTCGCCGAGGATAACGAGACGCTGCTGGCGGACCTCACCGAGCCGGGCGAGCGCGTGCTGCTCGCGCGCGGTGGCAACGGCGGGTTCGGCAATGCGCATTTCAAGACGTCCACGAAACAGGCGCCGCGCCACGCCAATCCGGGCCAGCCGGGCACGGAAATGACGATCTGGCTGCGGCTCAAGCTGATCGCCGATGCCGGGCTGGTGGGGTTGCCGAATGCGGGCAAGTCGACCTTCCTGGCGGCGGTGAGCGCGGCGAAGCCGAAAATTGCTGATTACCCGTTCACGACGCTCCACCCGAATCTCGGTGTGGTGAAGATCGACGACATCGACTTCGTTCTCGCCGACATCCCGGGCCTGATCGAGGGCGCGCACATGGGCGCGGGTATCGGCGACCGCTTCCTCGGCCATGTCGAGCGCACGCGCGTGTTGCTCCATCTCGTGGATGCCACCGGCGAGGACCCCGCGCAGGATTACCGCGTGGTGCGCGCCGAGCTTGCGGCCTATGACGCCGGGCTGACCGAGAAGCCGGAGATCGTCGCGCTGAACAAGTGCGATGCGGTGGATGACGAAGAGGCCGCGCGCAAGCAGGCGCTGTTGGCGGCGGAATGCGGGCAGGAGCCGCTTTTGCTCTCCGCCGTATCGGGGCTGAACGTGCGCGCTGCGCTGTTCCGGATCGGGCACGAGATCCGGCTATCTAAGGAGCGGGAAGCGTCCGAGGCCAGGCCGCGCGCGTCCTGGCAGCCCTGA
- a CDS encoding DNA polymerase III subunit gamma/tau has protein sequence MSRSTKQPGGKAAGNSRKTDAGETEGQPSMPYVVLARKYRPHTFEDLIGQDAMVRTLRNAFATGRIAQAYMLTGVRGVGKTTTARILARALNYSKPGEDNGPTLDLAEEGEHCRAIMEGRHMDVMEMDAASHTGIDDIREITDAIRYKPAYARYKVFIIDEVHMLSKAAFNGLLKTLEEPPEHVKFIFATTEVRKVPVTVLSRCQRFDLRRVDADKLIAHFADVAEREGRRIEDEALGLIARAAEGSVRDGLSLLDTAFAHANDAVTAADVRAMLGLGDSARIYDLLEAALRGAPDKALDELGALHADGAEPERVIQDLAEAVHTASRLAVTGDGGGAALSETERERASALAAVIGVPKLARAWQMLLKGLEEVSRAPNALAAAEMVLIRLSHTADLPPPDKLIRELAEPGASPRTNREQKQNESAPTDVPDSSRAETAPPANPVKVESTPVSLKSFEDVAALAGKHRDIKLKLALEENVRLVSFRPGHIELNLLDGAPQDLANQLGNKLKAWTGERWMVSVSDQPGEKTLGEKRREQEATIRAQVEQHPLVRQVFQHFPSAEIVGVEELDTGTAPPPEERNAANSEDGHERLYEHDEAGQGAAKQNGRNAGRD, from the coding sequence ATGAGCCGATCCACCAAACAGCCGGGCGGCAAGGCCGCCGGCAATTCCCGCAAAACCGACGCCGGAGAGACCGAGGGCCAGCCGAGTATGCCCTATGTCGTGCTGGCGCGGAAGTACCGTCCGCACACCTTCGAGGACCTGATCGGCCAGGACGCGATGGTGCGCACGCTGCGCAACGCCTTCGCCACGGGGCGCATCGCGCAGGCCTACATGCTCACCGGCGTGCGCGGCGTCGGCAAGACCACGACCGCCCGCATTCTCGCGCGTGCGCTCAACTATTCCAAGCCCGGCGAAGACAACGGCCCGACCCTCGACCTCGCAGAAGAGGGCGAGCATTGCCGCGCCATCATGGAAGGCCGGCACATGGACGTCATGGAAATGGACGCGGCGTCCCATACCGGCATCGACGACATTCGCGAGATCACCGACGCGATCCGCTACAAGCCCGCCTATGCCCGCTACAAGGTCTTCATCATCGACGAGGTCCACATGCTTTCGAAGGCCGCGTTCAACGGCCTTCTGAAGACGCTCGAAGAACCGCCGGAGCATGTGAAGTTCATCTTCGCCACAACCGAAGTGCGCAAGGTGCCGGTGACGGTCCTGTCGCGCTGCCAGCGCTTCGACCTGCGCCGGGTCGATGCCGACAAGCTGATCGCGCATTTCGCTGACGTCGCCGAACGCGAGGGCCGTAGAATTGAGGATGAGGCGCTGGGGCTGATTGCCCGCGCAGCAGAAGGCTCGGTGCGCGACGGGCTGTCGCTGCTCGACACTGCCTTCGCCCACGCGAACGACGCAGTCACGGCCGCCGATGTGCGCGCGATGCTGGGCCTTGGTGACAGCGCGCGAATCTATGATCTGCTGGAGGCGGCGCTACGCGGCGCACCGGACAAGGCCCTCGATGAATTGGGCGCGCTGCATGCCGACGGCGCGGAGCCGGAGCGTGTCATTCAGGATCTGGCCGAGGCGGTGCACACAGCCAGCCGGCTCGCCGTGACGGGCGATGGCGGCGGGGCGGCGCTTAGCGAGACCGAGCGGGAGCGCGCGAGCGCGCTTGCCGCGGTGATCGGCGTGCCAAAGCTGGCCCGCGCCTGGCAGATGCTTCTGAAGGGGCTGGAAGAGGTCTCCCGCGCGCCGAACGCGTTGGCCGCCGCCGAGATGGTGCTGATCCGCCTGAGCCATACCGCTGACCTGCCGCCCCCCGACAAGCTCATTCGCGAACTTGCGGAGCCGGGTGCTTCGCCCCGCACGAATCGCGAACAGAAGCAAAACGAATCAGCACCAACCGATGTTCCTGATTCGTCTCGCGCCGAAACGGCGCCACCAGCGAATCCTGTCAAGGTGGAATCGACACCCGTCAGCCTGAAAAGTTTCGAGGACGTCGCCGCGCTCGCGGGCAAGCACCGCGATATCAAGCTCAAGCTGGCGCTGGAAGAGAATGTCCGGCTGGTGAGCTTTCGCCCGGGGCATATCGAGTTGAACCTGCTCGACGGGGCGCCGCAAGATCTGGCGAACCAGCTCGGCAACAAGCTCAAGGCCTGGACCGGCGAGCGCTGGATGGTCTCGGTCAGCGATCAGCCGGGCGAGAAAACCCTTGGTGAGAAGCGCCGTGAACAGGAAGCGACAATCCGCGCGCAGGTTGAACAACACCCGCTGGTGCGCCAAGTGTTTCAGCACTTCCCCAGCGCAGAGATCGTCGGCGTAGAGGAGCTGGACACGGGGACCGCGCCGCCACCGGAAGAACGGAACGCTGCCAACAGCGAGGACGGACATGAAAGACTTTATGAACATGATGAAGCAGGCCAAGGAGCTGCAAAGCAAAATGGCCGAAATGCAGGCCGAGATTGA
- a CDS encoding GFA family protein: MSEQREGGCLCGSVRFRTAGPCRPVMVCHCRQCARWSGYLIAATAVPAESFEILDGADRLRWYRSSGTAERAFCTICGSSLFWRPKDNNYVAIMAGVFDQPSGLKLDCHVFVGNCADYEVIADALPQHEGYPVTYPEWS; encoded by the coding sequence ATGAGCGAGCAGCGCGAAGGCGGGTGCCTGTGCGGCAGCGTGCGGTTCCGGACCGCCGGCCCTTGCCGGCCGGTCATGGTCTGTCATTGTCGCCAATGTGCACGCTGGAGCGGCTATCTCATCGCCGCAACGGCCGTCCCCGCGGAGAGCTTCGAAATCCTCGATGGTGCAGATCGACTGCGCTGGTATCGCTCATCCGGGACGGCAGAGCGGGCGTTCTGTACGATATGCGGCTCCAGCCTTTTCTGGCGGCCGAAGGACAACAACTACGTGGCCATCATGGCGGGCGTGTTCGATCAGCCAAGCGGGTTGAAGCTGGACTGCCACGTCTTCGTGGGGAACTGCGCGGACTACGAGGTCATTGCCGACGCTCTGCCGCAGCATGAAGGCTATCCCGTGACTTATCCCGAGTGGTCATGA
- a CDS encoding nicotianamine synthase family protein gives MWTRERAIVYLNETLNTLRQQDDLSPDNPQVTETLRCLVATLRTWHRDAFGADLANDPALAEARTELPRLCGAAECQMEKWWCRKALASDAPERVLWEFWYLPNYLSLHNAETALAGPAPLRQTVFLGSGALPLTAILLAQADERARVRCVDMDWEACALAEALIGALGLQDRIAVQHARGEACDVPKDAAVICASLLDAPGLYAHLAASGVARLLVRDVEGVYCWLYRPADRPGPPFRQRARTAPSSTRINITRHFERRCSSQGLGAGWPGP, from the coding sequence GTGTGGACGCGCGAAAGGGCTATCGTCTATCTCAACGAAACCCTGAACACCCTCCGCCAACAGGACGACCTCAGCCCCGACAACCCTCAGGTGACGGAGACCTTGCGCTGCCTGGTGGCGACGTTGCGGACGTGGCACCGGGATGCGTTCGGGGCCGATTTGGCAAATGACCCGGCGCTGGCCGAAGCGCGGACGGAATTGCCCAGGCTCTGCGGCGCTGCAGAATGTCAAATGGAAAAATGGTGGTGTCGCAAGGCTTTGGCAAGCGACGCGCCGGAACGTGTCCTCTGGGAGTTCTGGTATCTGCCGAATTACCTGAGCCTGCACAATGCAGAAACCGCGCTGGCCGGCCCGGCGCCCCTTCGGCAAACCGTGTTCTTGGGCTCCGGCGCGCTGCCGCTGACCGCAATCCTGCTGGCGCAGGCGGACGAGCGCGCCCGAGTGCGCTGCGTCGACATGGACTGGGAGGCCTGCGCGCTGGCGGAAGCATTGATCGGCGCGCTTGGTCTGCAGGATCGCATCGCGGTCCAGCACGCGCGCGGAGAAGCGTGTGACGTGCCGAAGGACGCAGCCGTGATCTGCGCGAGCCTGTTGGACGCACCGGGTCTTTATGCGCATTTGGCGGCTTCCGGGGTGGCGCGGCTGCTGGTCCGCGATGTGGAAGGCGTCTATTGTTGGCTCTATCGGCCCGCCGACCGGCCCGGGCCGCCGTTCCGTCAGCGCGCGCGAACAGCCCCGTCGTCCACGCGAATCAACATCACCCGGCACTTCGAGCGGCGTTGCAGTTCGCAAGGGCTTGGAGCTGGCTGGCCAGGCCCCTGA
- a CDS encoding sterol desaturase family protein, whose product MSQFWIVLGVSFVSFVGMEAFAWCFHRYIMHGPLWFIHKTHHRPRHGLFELNDLFALLFAAIAAPLFYFGARGYPPLLGIALGMIGYGLAYFLVHDVLVHRRIGHRFTPARGYLRRVHQAHHMHHAVRERDGAVSFGFLMTPRPEKLAKKLRERAPQRSPAE is encoded by the coding sequence GTGTCGCAATTCTGGATCGTCCTGGGCGTGTCGTTTGTCAGTTTCGTCGGCATGGAAGCGTTCGCCTGGTGCTTTCACCGCTACATCATGCATGGCCCACTGTGGTTTATCCATAAAACGCATCATCGGCCGCGCCACGGGCTGTTCGAGTTAAACGATCTCTTCGCCCTTCTGTTCGCCGCCATCGCGGCGCCCCTGTTCTATTTCGGCGCGCGGGGCTATCCGCCGCTGCTCGGGATCGCGCTCGGCATGATCGGCTATGGCCTGGCCTATTTTCTCGTGCACGATGTGCTGGTCCACCGCCGCATCGGGCACCGCTTTACGCCGGCGCGCGGCTATCTGCGCCGTGTGCATCAGGCGCACCACATGCATCACGCCGTGCGCGAGCGCGACGGAGCCGTGTCCTTCGGCTTCCTGATGACGCCCCGCCCCGAGAAGTTGGCAAAGAAGCTCCGGGAGCGTGCCCCACAGCGATCGCCGGCTGAGTAA
- the proB gene encoding glutamate 5-kinase — MPEVRPEWRNAHLIVVKIGSALLADSATGRLNEAWLGSLMDDIAALKAEGKQIVLVSSGAIALGRHALRLPSGPLKLEESQAAAAVGQVDLAHAYRQMLSDRGLAAAQILLTLGDTEQRRRYLNARSTMRTLLSLGAVPVVNENDTVATTEIRYGDNDRLAARVASMISADCLVLLSDVDGLYTSPPDRDPGAQRLEVVQHITPEIEAMAGDAGTELSRGGMVTKIEAGKIAVAAGTNMIVALGKRQHPLAALSEGASCTWFLAHSTPLAARKRWIAGRLDAAGALVIDDGAVAALKSGRSLLPAGVVDIEGVFERGDTVIIRDRRGNVIGRGLAAYSSSDARLLVGRKTREIEQILGYRGRDEMIHRDDMALTPSAREDENAESLLSPKAGEA, encoded by the coding sequence ATGCCTGAAGTCAGACCGGAATGGCGCAACGCGCATTTGATCGTCGTGAAGATCGGCTCGGCGCTGCTGGCCGATTCCGCGACGGGCCGGCTGAACGAAGCGTGGCTCGGCTCGCTGATGGACGACATTGCCGCGCTGAAGGCTGAAGGCAAGCAGATCGTTCTGGTCTCATCCGGCGCGATCGCCTTGGGGCGTCATGCGCTGCGCCTGCCGAGCGGGCCCTTGAAGTTGGAGGAAAGTCAGGCCGCCGCGGCTGTCGGGCAGGTCGATCTTGCGCACGCTTATCGGCAGATGCTGTCGGATCGTGGTCTCGCAGCCGCGCAGATCCTGTTGACGCTAGGGGACACCGAGCAGCGCCGGCGCTATCTCAACGCCAGAAGCACGATGCGCACGCTGCTTTCGTTAGGCGCGGTGCCGGTCGTGAACGAGAATGACACGGTGGCGACGACGGAAATCCGCTACGGCGACAACGACCGGCTGGCTGCCCGTGTCGCTTCCATGATCAGCGCGGATTGCCTTGTGCTCCTGTCGGATGTCGATGGGCTTTACACTTCGCCGCCGGACCGCGATCCCGGTGCCCAGCGGCTCGAAGTGGTGCAGCACATCACGCCGGAGATCGAGGCGATGGCCGGCGACGCCGGGACGGAACTGTCGCGCGGCGGCATGGTCACCAAGATCGAGGCGGGCAAAATCGCGGTCGCGGCCGGCACAAACATGATCGTCGCCCTGGGCAAGCGGCAGCACCCGCTCGCCGCGCTTTCTGAAGGGGCGTCGTGCACCTGGTTCCTGGCGCATTCCACGCCGTTGGCCGCGCGCAAACGCTGGATCGCCGGGCGGCTGGATGCCGCGGGGGCGCTGGTGATCGATGATGGCGCCGTGGCCGCGCTAAAATCCGGGCGAAGCTTGTTGCCGGCAGGGGTCGTTGATATCGAAGGGGTTTTCGAGCGCGGCGACACGGTGATAATCCGCGACAGGCGGGGCAACGTGATCGGGCGCGGGCTCGCGGCCTATTCCAGCAGCGATGCGCGGTTGCTCGTTGGGCGCAAGACCCGCGAGATTGAGCAGATTCTCGGCTATCGCGGACGCGACGAGATGATCCACCGGGACGACATGGCGCTCACCCCGAGCGCGCGCGAAGACGAGAACGCCGAGTCGTTGCTCAGTCCGAAGGCGGGAGAAGCATGA